A single window of Pseudomonas marginalis DNA harbors:
- the kdsA gene encoding 3-deoxy-8-phosphooctulonate synthase — protein MAQKIIRVGDIEIANDKPMVLFGGMNVLESRDMAMQVCEEYVKVTEKLGIPYVFKASFDKANRSSVTSYRGPGLEEGMRIFQDIKQAFGVPIITDVHEPEQAAVVAEVCDIIQLPAFLSRQTDLVVAMARTGAVINIKKAQFLAPQEMKHILNKCVEAGNDQLILCERGSSFGYNNLVVDMLGFGIMKQFEYPVFFDVTHALQMPGGRADSAGGRRAQVLDLAKAGISQSLAGLFLEAHPDPDNAKCDGPCALRLDKLEPFLAQLKQLDELVKSFPTVETA, from the coding sequence ATGGCCCAGAAGATCATTCGCGTAGGCGACATCGAGATTGCCAACGACAAGCCCATGGTGCTGTTCGGCGGCATGAACGTGCTGGAAAGCCGTGACATGGCGATGCAGGTCTGTGAAGAGTACGTAAAGGTTACCGAGAAACTGGGTATTCCTTACGTGTTCAAGGCCAGCTTCGACAAGGCCAACCGTTCGTCCGTGACCTCCTATCGCGGCCCGGGCCTTGAAGAAGGCATGCGTATCTTCCAGGACATAAAGCAAGCCTTCGGCGTGCCGATCATCACCGACGTCCACGAGCCTGAACAGGCTGCCGTGGTCGCCGAGGTGTGCGACATCATCCAGCTGCCGGCCTTCCTGTCGCGCCAGACCGACCTCGTGGTCGCGATGGCCAGGACCGGTGCGGTGATCAATATCAAGAAAGCCCAGTTCCTCGCGCCCCAGGAGATGAAACACATCCTGAACAAGTGCGTGGAAGCGGGTAACGACCAGTTGATCCTCTGCGAGCGTGGTTCTAGCTTCGGCTACAACAACCTCGTGGTGGACATGCTCGGTTTCGGCATCATGAAGCAGTTCGAATACCCGGTGTTCTTCGACGTGACCCACGCGCTGCAAATGCCCGGTGGTCGTGCCGATTCCGCCGGTGGGCGCCGTGCCCAGGTACTGGACCTGGCCAAGGCCGGCATCAGCCAGTCCCTGGCGGGCCTGTTCCTCGAAGCCCACCCGGACCCGGACAACGCCAAATGCGACGGCCCATGCGCCCTGCGCCTGGACAAGCTGGAGCCATTCCTGGCCCAGCTCAAGCAGTTGGACGAACTGGTCAAGAGTTTTCCGACGGTAGAGACCGCGTAA
- a CDS encoding CTP synthase: protein MTRYIFVTGGVVSSLGKGIASASLAAILEARGLKVTMLKLDPYINVDPGTMSPFQHGEVFVTHDGAETDLDLGHYERFIRTTMTQNNNFTTGRVYEHVLRKERRGDYLGATIQVIPHITDEIKRRIIKGAGDADVAMVEIGGTVGDIESQPFLEAIRQLRFEVGAKRAMLMHLTLVPYIATAGETKTKPTQHSVKELRSIGLQPDVLVCRSDHPIDISSRRKIAQFTNVEERAVIALEDADTIYKIPGILHSQGLDDFVVERFGLQCNGADLSEWEAVVDAKLNPEHEVTIAMVGKYMELLDAYKSLIEAMSHAGISNRTKVNLRYIDSEDIENQGTALLEGVDAILVPGGFGLRGVEGKITAVQYARENKVPYLGICLGMQVAVIEFARNVMGWKDANSTEFDSKSGHPVVGLITEWEDATGAVETRTESSDLGGTMRLGAQDCLLEPGSLVHDCYGKDVIVERHRHRYEVNNNLLPQIKEAGLKISGRSGDGALVEVVEAPDHPWFVACQFHPEFTSTPRDGHPLFSGFVKAALTQHQKKA from the coding sequence ATGACGCGCTACATATTCGTCACGGGCGGTGTTGTTTCTTCATTGGGGAAAGGCATTGCCTCCGCTTCATTGGCGGCCATCCTGGAGGCGCGGGGGCTTAAAGTCACCATGCTCAAGCTGGACCCGTACATCAACGTCGACCCGGGCACCATGAGCCCGTTCCAGCACGGTGAAGTGTTCGTCACACACGACGGCGCCGAGACCGACCTGGACCTGGGCCACTACGAGCGGTTCATCCGCACGACCATGACCCAGAACAACAACTTCACCACTGGCCGCGTCTACGAGCACGTGCTGCGCAAAGAGCGCCGTGGTGACTACCTGGGTGCAACCATCCAGGTGATCCCGCACATCACCGACGAAATCAAGCGCCGTATCATCAAGGGTGCAGGCGATGCCGACGTGGCGATGGTCGAGATCGGTGGCACCGTGGGTGACATCGAATCCCAGCCGTTCCTCGAAGCCATCCGCCAGTTGCGTTTCGAAGTCGGCGCCAAGCGCGCGATGCTGATGCACCTCACGTTGGTGCCTTACATCGCCACCGCCGGCGAAACCAAAACCAAGCCTACCCAGCACTCGGTCAAGGAACTGCGTTCCATCGGCCTGCAGCCGGACGTGCTGGTGTGCCGCTCCGACCACCCGATCGATATTTCCTCGCGTCGCAAGATCGCGCAGTTCACCAACGTTGAAGAACGTGCAGTGATCGCCCTCGAAGACGCCGACACCATCTACAAGATCCCGGGCATCCTGCATTCGCAAGGCCTGGATGATTTTGTGGTCGAGCGTTTCGGCCTGCAGTGCAACGGCGCGGATCTGTCCGAGTGGGAAGCCGTGGTTGACGCCAAGCTCAACCCTGAGCACGAAGTCACCATCGCCATGGTCGGCAAGTACATGGAACTGCTGGACGCGTACAAGTCGCTGATCGAAGCGATGAGCCACGCGGGTATCAGCAACCGTACCAAGGTCAACCTGCGCTACATCGATTCCGAAGACATCGAGAACCAGGGCACCGCGCTGCTCGAAGGTGTCGATGCGATCCTCGTTCCAGGCGGTTTCGGCCTGCGTGGCGTGGAAGGCAAGATCACTGCCGTGCAGTACGCTCGCGAGAACAAGGTGCCGTACCTGGGCATCTGCCTGGGCATGCAAGTGGCCGTTATCGAGTTCGCCCGTAACGTGATGGGCTGGAAAGACGCCAACTCCACCGAGTTCGACAGCAAGAGCGGCCACCCGGTCGTGGGCCTGATCACCGAGTGGGAAGACGCCACCGGCGCCGTCGAAACCCGTACCGAAAGCTCCGACCTGGGCGGCACCATGCGCCTTGGCGCGCAAGACTGCCTGCTGGAGCCGGGTTCCCTGGTTCACGACTGCTATGGCAAGGACGTGATCGTCGAACGTCACCGTCACCGCTACGAAGTGAACAACAACCTGCTGCCGCAGATCAAAGAGGCTGGCCTGAAAATCTCCGGTCGCTCCGGTGATGGCGCGCTGGTTGAAGTGGTCGAGGCCCCGGATCATCCATGGTTCGTCGCTTGCCAGTTCCACCCTGAGTTCACCTCGACACCGCGCGACGGTCACCCGTTGTTCAGCGGTTTCGTCAAGGCTGCACTGACGCAACACCAGAAGAAGGCGTAA
- the truD gene encoding tRNA pseudouridine(13) synthase TruD → MNDLQLLGPRAYGEALGSAVLKATAEDFQVDEVLDIPLTGEGEHLWLWVEKRGLNTEEAARRIAKAAGVPLRTVSYAGLKDRQALTRQWFSVQLPGKADPDMSAAENDTLRILKTARHKRKLQRGAHSANGFTLRLTQLAGDTVAIDARLQLIAQYGIPNYFGTQRFGHNGGNVVDAREWAARKALPEQRNVRSRLLSTARSFLFNKVLAARVADGSWQRAQVGDLLAFTDSRSFFPAGEAECSDPRLAILDLHPTGPQWGEGDSPATGATFELEQAVAAGEADLRDWLVSAGMSQERRILRLPIGGLTWHYPGPDILQLEFVLPAGCFATVLVRELVDLVPVGQTDSPCVF, encoded by the coding sequence ATGAACGACCTGCAACTGCTGGGCCCGCGTGCCTATGGCGAGGCCCTGGGCAGCGCGGTCCTGAAGGCCACGGCTGAAGATTTCCAGGTCGACGAAGTGCTCGATATTCCGCTTACCGGCGAAGGCGAGCACCTGTGGCTGTGGGTTGAGAAGCGCGGGCTCAATACTGAGGAAGCCGCGCGGCGTATCGCCAAGGCGGCTGGCGTGCCGTTGCGCACCGTCAGCTATGCCGGGCTCAAGGACCGTCAGGCGTTGACCCGCCAGTGGTTCAGCGTACAACTGCCGGGCAAGGCCGATCCGGACATGAGCGCTGCGGAAAACGACACCCTCAGGATCCTGAAAACCGCCCGCCACAAGCGCAAGCTGCAACGTGGCGCGCACTCGGCCAACGGCTTTACCTTGCGCCTGACCCAATTGGCCGGTGATACCGTCGCCATCGACGCGCGGCTGCAATTGATTGCCCAGTACGGCATTCCCAACTATTTCGGCACCCAGCGTTTTGGCCACAACGGTGGCAATGTCGTCGACGCCCGCGAATGGGCCGCGCGCAAGGCCCTGCCGGAGCAACGCAATGTGCGTTCGCGGTTGTTGTCCACCGCGCGTAGCTTCCTCTTCAACAAAGTGTTGGCGGCACGTGTCGCCGACGGTTCCTGGCAGCGCGCGCAAGTGGGTGATCTGCTGGCGTTTACCGACAGCCGCAGCTTTTTTCCGGCGGGGGAGGCTGAGTGCAGCGACCCGCGCCTGGCGATCCTGGACCTGCACCCCACCGGGCCGCAGTGGGGCGAGGGTGATTCTCCGGCGACAGGCGCCACGTTTGAGTTGGAGCAGGCGGTTGCCGCCGGTGAAGCCGACCTGCGTGATTGGCTGGTGAGTGCCGGCATGAGCCAGGAACGTCGCATTCTGCGACTGCCCATTGGCGGGTTGACGTGGCATTATCCCGGGCCTGACATTCTGCAATTGGAATTCGTCCTGCCGGCCGGATGCTTCGCCACTGTCTTGGTGCGCGAGCTTGTTGATCTGGTGCCGGTGGGGCAGACGGACAGCCCATGCGTATTCTGA
- the surE gene encoding 5'/3'-nucleotidase SurE has protein sequence MRILISNDDGATAPGLAALYAALQDYAECVVVAPDQDKSGASSSLTLDRPLHPQVLANGFISVNGTPTDCVHLAINSLLDQEPDLVVSGINLGANLGDDVLYSGTVAAALEGRFLGRTSFAFSLASRQLDNLPTAAYFARKLVEAHGALDLPPRTVLNVNIPNLPLDHIRGIQLTRLGHRARAAAPLKVVDPRGKEGYWIAAAGDAEDGGPGTDFHAVMQGYVSITPLQLDRTFSDAFSGLDGWLEGLR, from the coding sequence ATGCGTATTCTGATATCAAACGATGACGGTGCCACCGCACCCGGTCTTGCCGCGCTCTATGCTGCGCTGCAGGATTACGCCGAGTGCGTGGTGGTTGCCCCCGACCAGGACAAGAGCGGCGCCAGCAGTTCGCTGACGCTCGACCGTCCGCTGCACCCGCAGGTTCTGGCCAATGGCTTCATCAGTGTGAACGGCACCCCCACCGACTGCGTGCACCTGGCGATCAACAGTTTGTTGGACCAGGAGCCGGACCTGGTGGTGTCGGGCATCAACCTCGGCGCCAACCTTGGCGACGACGTGCTGTATTCCGGCACGGTGGCGGCGGCGCTTGAAGGACGCTTCCTCGGCCGGACCTCGTTTGCGTTTTCGTTGGCATCGCGTCAACTGGACAACCTGCCCACCGCGGCCTATTTCGCGCGCAAGCTGGTGGAGGCCCATGGCGCCCTGGACCTGCCGCCGCGCACGGTGCTCAACGTCAACATTCCCAATTTGCCCCTCGACCACATTCGCGGTATCCAGCTTACACGCCTGGGCCATCGCGCCCGCGCGGCAGCGCCGTTGAAGGTCGTCGACCCGCGTGGCAAGGAAGGCTACTGGATCGCGGCAGCGGGCGATGCCGAAGACGGTGGCCCAGGCACGGACTTTCACGCGGTGATGCAAGGCTATGTGTCGATTACCCCGTTGCAACTTGATCGCACCTTCAGTGATGCCTTCAGTGGTCTCGATGGCTGGCTGGAGGGGCTGCGCTGA
- the fghA gene encoding S-formylglutathione hydrolase, translating to MTLENISCQKSFGGWHKRYKHSSHVLGCDMTFAVYLPPQAEQGGKLPVLYWLSGLTCTDENFMQKAGAQRMAAELGLIIVAPDTSPRGPGVPGDPDNAWDFGLGAGFYLNATQEPWAKHYRMHDYVVQELPALVEAHFPASDKRGISGHSMGGHGALVCALRNPGRYLSVSAFSPINNPMDCPWGQKAFSRYLGEERSKWREWDACVLISEASQKLPLLVDQGDRDDFLAVQLKPEALQQAAKAANHPLELRLQPGYDHSYFFIASFIEDHLRHHGRALLG from the coding sequence ATGACCCTGGAAAATATCTCCTGCCAGAAGAGTTTTGGCGGCTGGCACAAACGCTACAAACACAGTTCCCACGTGCTCGGCTGCGACATGACTTTCGCCGTCTACCTGCCGCCGCAAGCGGAGCAGGGCGGCAAATTGCCGGTGCTGTACTGGCTGTCCGGCTTGACCTGCACCGATGAGAACTTCATGCAGAAAGCCGGTGCTCAGCGCATGGCCGCAGAACTGGGGCTTATCATTGTCGCGCCCGACACCAGCCCCCGTGGCCCCGGTGTGCCGGGCGACCCGGACAACGCCTGGGATTTTGGCCTGGGTGCCGGCTTCTACCTGAATGCCACCCAGGAACCTTGGGCCAAGCACTACAGGATGCATGACTACGTGGTGCAGGAATTGCCGGCATTGGTTGAAGCGCATTTCCCGGCTTCGGACAAACGCGGTATCAGCGGCCACTCCATGGGCGGCCACGGTGCGTTGGTGTGTGCCTTGCGCAACCCCGGGCGTTACCTGTCGGTGTCGGCGTTTTCGCCGATCAACAACCCGATGGATTGCCCGTGGGGCCAGAAAGCCTTCTCCCGTTACCTGGGTGAAGAACGCTCCAAATGGCGCGAATGGGATGCCTGTGTGCTGATCAGCGAAGCCTCGCAAAAGCTGCCCTTGCTGGTGGATCAGGGCGACCGCGACGATTTCCTCGCTGTGCAGCTCAAGCCCGAAGCCTTGCAGCAAGCGGCCAAGGCGGCGAACCATCCACTGGAACTGCGCCTGCAGCCCGGCTACGACCACAGCTACTTCTTTATCGCCAGCTTCATCGAAGACCATTTGCGACATCATGGTCGTGCTTTGCTCGGTTAA
- a CDS encoding protein-L-isoaspartate(D-aspartate) O-methyltransferase: MTSQRTRERLIQRLYEEGLSNAQVLEVIRRTPRHLFVDEALAHRAYEDTALPIGHNQTISQPYMVARMSELLLAAGPLDKVLEIGTGSGYQTAVLSQLVERVFSVERIKVLQDRAKERLVELNLRNVVFRWGDGWEGWPALAPYNGIIVTAVATDVPQALLDQLAPGGRLVIPVGSGEVQQLMLIVREDDGFSRHVLGAVRFVPLLNGPLA, encoded by the coding sequence ATGACCTCCCAGCGCACCCGTGAGCGTTTGATCCAGCGCCTGTACGAAGAGGGGCTTTCCAACGCCCAGGTGTTGGAAGTGATCCGGCGTACGCCTCGGCACCTCTTTGTCGATGAAGCCTTGGCCCATCGTGCCTACGAAGACACGGCATTGCCCATCGGCCATAACCAGACCATCTCCCAGCCTTATATGGTTGCGCGCATGAGCGAGCTGCTGCTGGCGGCGGGGCCGTTGGACAAGGTGCTGGAGATTGGCACCGGTTCCGGCTACCAGACGGCGGTGCTGTCGCAACTGGTGGAGCGGGTGTTCTCGGTGGAGCGCATCAAGGTGCTGCAGGACCGCGCCAAGGAACGCCTGGTGGAGCTGAACCTGCGCAACGTGGTATTCCGCTGGGGCGATGGTTGGGAAGGCTGGCCGGCGCTGGCGCCCTACAACGGGATTATCGTCACTGCCGTGGCCACCGATGTGCCGCAGGCACTGCTCGATCAACTGGCCCCGGGAGGGCGGCTGGTCATTCCGGTGGGGTCAGGTGAAGTGCAACAATTGATGCTTATTGTCCGTGAAGACGATGGTTTTTCCCGGCATGTACTCGGCGCCGTGCGTTTTGTGCCGTTGCTCAATGGCCCGCTGGCCTGA
- the ftsB gene encoding cell division protein FtsB has translation MRSPNWLFLVLLLLLAGLQYRLWVGNGSFAQVKDLTQQIADQHAENERLLERNRVLDAEVLELKKGTETVEERARHELGMVKEGETLYQLAQ, from the coding sequence ATGCGCAGTCCCAATTGGTTGTTCCTCGTCTTGCTCTTGTTGCTGGCTGGCCTGCAGTACCGCCTATGGGTAGGTAATGGCAGCTTTGCGCAGGTAAAAGACCTGACCCAGCAAATTGCCGACCAGCACGCCGAGAACGAACGCCTGCTGGAGCGCAACCGCGTCCTCGATGCTGAAGTGCTTGAGCTGAAAAAGGGTACCGAGACCGTTGAAGAACGGGCCCGTCATGAGTTGGGCATGGTCAAGGAGGGCGAAACCCTCTACCAGTTGGCCCAATGA
- a CDS encoding S-(hydroxymethyl)glutathione dehydrogenase/class III alcohol dehydrogenase, with amino-acid sequence MIKSRAAVAFEAKKPLEIVEVDVAMPKAGEVLLRVVASGVCHTDAYTLSGADPEGIFPSILGHEGGAVVEAIGEGVTSVAVGDHVIPLYTPECGKCKFCLSGKTNLCQAIRSTQGKGLMPDGTTRFSYKGQPIFHYMGTSTFSEYTVLPEISVAKIPKEAPLEKVCLLGCGVTTGIGAVLNTAKVKPGDTVAIFGLGGIGLSAVIGAVKAKAGRIIAIDINPAKFEIAKQLGATDCINPKDYDRPIQDVIVDLTDGGVDFSFECIGNVQLMRAALECCHKGWGESVIIGVAGAGQEISTRPFQLVTGRVWRGSAFGGVRGRTELPSYVEMAQTGEIPLDTFITHTVGLEDINKAFDLMHEGKSIRTVIHF; translated from the coding sequence ATGATCAAGTCCCGCGCTGCCGTTGCCTTTGAAGCCAAGAAACCCCTCGAGATCGTGGAAGTCGATGTGGCCATGCCCAAGGCGGGCGAAGTGCTGTTGCGTGTGGTCGCCTCCGGGGTTTGCCATACCGACGCCTACACCCTCTCCGGCGCCGACCCGGAAGGCATCTTCCCGTCCATCCTTGGCCATGAAGGCGGTGCGGTGGTCGAAGCCATCGGCGAGGGCGTGACTTCGGTGGCGGTGGGCGACCATGTGATCCCGCTGTACACCCCGGAGTGCGGCAAGTGCAAGTTCTGCCTGTCGGGTAAGACCAACCTGTGCCAGGCCATTCGTTCCACCCAAGGCAAAGGCCTGATGCCGGATGGCACCACGCGCTTTTCCTACAAGGGGCAGCCGATTTTCCACTACATGGGGACTTCGACGTTCTCCGAGTACACCGTGCTGCCGGAAATTTCCGTCGCCAAGATTCCTAAAGAAGCGCCGCTGGAGAAGGTCTGCCTGCTCGGCTGTGGCGTCACCACCGGCATCGGTGCGGTGCTCAACACCGCCAAGGTCAAGCCGGGCGACACCGTGGCGATCTTCGGTCTTGGCGGTATTGGCCTGTCGGCCGTGATCGGTGCGGTCAAGGCTAAGGCCGGCCGTATCATTGCGATTGACATCAACCCGGCCAAGTTCGAGATCGCCAAGCAACTGGGCGCCACCGACTGCATCAACCCGAAAGACTATGACCGTCCGATCCAGGACGTGATTGTCGATTTGACTGACGGCGGCGTGGACTTTTCCTTCGAGTGCATCGGCAACGTGCAACTGATGCGTGCCGCGCTCGAGTGCTGCCACAAGGGTTGGGGTGAATCGGTGATCATCGGGGTTGCCGGTGCCGGCCAGGAAATCTCCACCCGCCCATTCCAACTGGTGACCGGTCGCGTCTGGCGTGGCTCGGCGTTCGGTGGCGTACGCGGCCGTACTGAACTGCCAAGCTACGTGGAAATGGCCCAGACCGGCGAGATTCCGCTGGACACTTTCATCACCCACACCGTGGGCCTGGAAGACATCAACAAAGCGTTTGACCTGATGCATGAAGGCAAGAGCATTCGTACCGTCATTCACTTTTGA
- a CDS encoding LysR substrate-binding domain-containing protein, whose translation MLENRWEGIDEFVAVAECNQFTAAAERLGVSSSHISRQVARLEERLQTRLLYRSTRKVTLTEAGQTFLQHCQRLQDGREEALRAVGDLTSEPKGMLRMTCAVAYGERFIVPLVTRFMGLYPQLRVDIELSNRQLDLVHEGLDLAIRLGRLQDSRMVASRLAPRRMYLCASPSYLARYGRPHSLSELSRHNCLIGSSDIWQLAQDGREFSQRVQGNWRCNSGQAVLDAALQGVGLCQLPDYYVLEHLHSGALVSLLEAHQPPNTAVWGLYPQQRHLSPKVRKLVDFLKEGLAERPEYSG comes from the coding sequence ATGCTGGAGAACCGCTGGGAAGGCATCGATGAATTCGTTGCCGTCGCCGAATGCAACCAATTTACGGCGGCTGCCGAGCGGCTGGGTGTGTCTTCGTCCCACATCAGCCGCCAGGTGGCACGCCTGGAAGAGCGCCTGCAAACGCGGTTGCTGTATCGCAGTACCCGTAAGGTGACGCTGACTGAAGCGGGTCAGACCTTTCTGCAACATTGCCAGCGCCTACAGGACGGCCGCGAAGAAGCCCTGCGCGCCGTGGGTGACCTGACCAGCGAACCGAAAGGCATGTTGCGCATGACCTGCGCGGTGGCCTATGGCGAGCGGTTTATCGTGCCACTGGTGACGCGGTTCATGGGCCTGTACCCACAATTGCGGGTGGACATCGAACTGAGCAACCGTCAATTGGATCTGGTGCACGAAGGACTCGACCTGGCGATTCGCCTGGGGCGATTGCAGGATTCGCGCATGGTCGCCAGCCGCCTCGCGCCTCGGCGCATGTACCTGTGCGCGTCGCCGTCCTACCTGGCCCGGTATGGTCGGCCACATAGTTTGTCGGAATTGAGTCGGCATAATTGCCTGATCGGCAGCTCGGACATTTGGCAACTGGCCCAGGACGGGAGGGAATTTTCCCAGAGAGTGCAAGGCAACTGGCGCTGCAACAGTGGGCAAGCGGTGTTGGATGCGGCGTTGCAAGGGGTGGGATTGTGCCAACTGCCGGACTATTACGTACTGGAGCATCTGCACAGCGGCGCGCTGGTGTCGCTGCTGGAGGCGCATCAGCCACCGAATACGGCGGTGTGGGGGCTGTATCCGCAACAACGGCACTTGTCGCCGAAGGTCAGGAAGTTGGTGGATTTCTTGAAAGAGGGCTTGGCCGAGCGGCCAGAGTACAGCGGTTGA
- the eno gene encoding phosphopyruvate hydratase, with the protein MAKIVDIKGREVLDSRGNPTVEADVLLDNGIIGSACAPSGASTGSREALELRDGDKSRYLGKGVLKAVANINGPIRDLLLGKDPLDQKALDHAMIKLDGTENKGSLGANAILAVSLAAAKAAAQDQDLPLYAHIANLNGTPGVYSMPVPMMNIINGGEHADNNVDIQEFMVQPVGAKTFSEGLRMGTEIFHHLKAVLKARGLSTAVGDEGGFAPNLASNEDALKVISEAVANAGYTLGTDVTLALDCAASEFYEDGKYNLSGEGQVFNSEGFADYLKGLTQRYPIISIEDGLDESDWDGWKILTDKIGEKVQLVGDDLFVTNTKILKEGIDKKIANSILIKFNQIGTLTETLEAIQMAKAAGYTAVISHRSGETEDSTIADLAVGTSAGQIKTGSLCRSDRVSKYNQLLRIEEQLAGKAKYNGRGEFRG; encoded by the coding sequence ATGGCAAAAATCGTCGACATCAAAGGTCGTGAAGTTCTCGACTCCCGTGGTAACCCCACCGTCGAAGCCGACGTGCTTCTCGATAACGGCATCATCGGCAGCGCCTGCGCGCCGTCCGGTGCCTCCACAGGTTCGCGCGAAGCGCTGGAACTGCGTGATGGCGACAAGAGCCGTTACCTGGGCAAGGGTGTCCTCAAGGCTGTAGCCAACATCAACGGCCCGATCCGTGACCTGCTGCTGGGCAAGGACCCGCTGGACCAGAAAGCCCTGGACCACGCGATGATCAAGCTCGACGGCACTGAAAACAAAGGCAGCCTCGGCGCCAACGCCATCCTCGCCGTGTCCCTGGCTGCTGCCAAGGCCGCCGCCCAGGACCAGGACCTGCCGCTTTACGCCCACATCGCCAACCTGAACGGTACGCCGGGTGTCTACTCGATGCCGGTTCCGATGATGAACATCATCAACGGTGGCGAGCATGCCGATAACAACGTCGACATCCAGGAATTCATGGTGCAGCCGGTCGGCGCCAAGACCTTCTCCGAAGGCCTGCGCATGGGCACCGAGATTTTCCATCACCTCAAAGCCGTGCTGAAAGCTCGTGGCCTGAGCACTGCCGTGGGTGACGAAGGTGGTTTCGCACCGAACCTGGCGTCCAACGAAGATGCACTGAAAGTGATCTCCGAAGCCGTGGCCAACGCCGGCTACACACTGGGCACCGACGTGACCCTGGCCCTGGACTGCGCTGCCAGCGAGTTCTACGAAGATGGCAAATACAACCTGTCCGGTGAAGGCCAGGTGTTCAACTCCGAAGGCTTTGCCGACTACCTGAAGGGCCTGACCCAGCGCTACCCGATCATCTCGATCGAAGACGGCCTGGACGAGTCCGACTGGGATGGCTGGAAGATCCTCACCGACAAGATCGGCGAAAAAGTCCAGCTGGTGGGTGACGACCTGTTCGTGACCAACACCAAGATCCTGAAAGAAGGCATCGACAAAAAGATCGCCAACTCGATCCTGATCAAGTTCAACCAGATCGGCACCCTGACCGAAACCCTGGAAGCTATCCAGATGGCCAAGGCTGCGGGCTACACTGCCGTGATCTCGCACCGCTCCGGCGAAACCGAAGATTCGACCATCGCCGACCTGGCCGTGGGCACTTCGGCGGGCCAGATCAAGACCGGCTCCCTGTGCCGCTCTGACCGTGTGTCCAAGTACAACCAATTGTTGCGTATCGAAGAGCAACTGGCCGGCAAAGCCAAGTACAACGGTCGCGGCGAGTTTCGCGGCTGA
- the ispF gene encoding 2-C-methyl-D-erythritol 2,4-cyclodiphosphate synthase yields MRIGHGYDVHRFAEGDFITLGGVRIAHHHGLLAHSDGDVVLHALSDALLGAAALGDIGKHFPDTDPTFKGADSRVLLRHVVGLIHAKGWKVGNVDNTIVAQAPKMAPHIESMRALIAADLQIELDQVNVKATTTEKLGFTGREEGIAVHSVALLLRA; encoded by the coding sequence ATGCGTATTGGCCACGGCTACGATGTGCACCGTTTCGCTGAAGGCGATTTCATCACCCTGGGCGGCGTGCGCATTGCGCACCACCATGGGTTGCTGGCTCATTCCGACGGCGACGTTGTCCTGCATGCCTTGAGCGACGCCTTGCTCGGCGCGGCGGCACTGGGCGATATCGGCAAGCACTTTCCGGATACCGATCCCACCTTCAAGGGCGCGGACAGCCGTGTCCTGCTGCGCCATGTGGTCGGCCTGATCCATGCCAAGGGCTGGAAGGTCGGCAATGTCGATAACACCATCGTGGCCCAGGCGCCGAAAATGGCCCCGCATATCGAATCCATGCGCGCACTGATTGCCGCAGACCTGCAAATTGAATTGGATCAAGTCAACGTGAAAGCCACCACCACCGAAAAACTCGGGTTCACCGGTCGTGAAGAGGGCATCGCGGTGCACTCCGTCGCCTTGTTGCTGCGCGCATGA
- the ispD gene encoding 2-C-methyl-D-erythritol 4-phosphate cytidylyltransferase, translating to MSYRLPAFWAVIPAAGVGARMAADRPKQYLQLGGRTILEHSLGCFLDHPNLKGLVVSLAADDPYWPSLACAADPRIVRADGGSERSGSVLNALLQLNALGASDDDWVLVHDAARPNLSRDDLDKLLTELANDPVGGLLAVPARDTLKRVDKQGRVVETVDRSLIWQAYTPQMFRLGALHRALADSLVADAVITDEASAMEWSGQAPRLVEGRSDNIKVTRPEDLEWLRLRWANRR from the coding sequence ATGAGTTACCGTTTGCCGGCCTTCTGGGCCGTGATACCTGCCGCGGGCGTCGGTGCCCGTATGGCCGCGGACCGTCCCAAGCAATACTTGCAGTTGGGCGGGCGCACTATTCTCGAACACAGCCTTGGCTGTTTTCTCGATCATCCCAACCTCAAGGGGTTGGTGGTCAGTCTTGCTGCTGATGACCCGTATTGGCCAAGCCTGGCATGTGCCGCTGACCCGCGTATCGTGCGTGCGGACGGTGGTTCGGAGCGTTCTGGCTCGGTGCTCAATGCGTTGCTGCAACTCAATGCCCTGGGCGCCAGCGATGACGATTGGGTACTGGTCCACGATGCGGCGCGGCCGAATCTGAGTCGCGATGATCTGGATAAGTTGCTCACCGAACTGGCGAACGACCCGGTCGGCGGTCTGCTGGCCGTGCCGGCCCGCGATACCCTCAAGCGCGTCGACAAGCAGGGGCGGGTGGTGGAAACCGTCGACCGCAGCTTGATCTGGCAAGCCTATACACCGCAGATGTTCCGCCTCGGGGCCTTGCACCGCGCATTGGCTGATAGCCTGGTGGCCGATGCAGTGATCACCGATGAAGCCTCGGCCATGGAGTGGTCCGGGCAGGCGCCGCGCTTGGTCGAAGGGCGCTCGGACAATATCAAGGTGACCCGGCCGGAAGACCTGGAGTGGCTGCGGTTGCGTTGGGCGAATCGTCGTTAA